One Choristoneura fumiferana chromosome 25, NRCan_CFum_1, whole genome shotgun sequence genomic region harbors:
- the LOC141442193 gene encoding general odorant-binding protein 69a-like, protein MSGHRVLCCAMVAALVLGANCMDDEMAELAKMLHDNCGEETGVDLSLVDKVNAGADLMPDPKLKCYIKCIMETAGMLTDGEVDVEAVIALLPEDMAKKNGDTLRGCGTQKGADDCDTAFLTQVCWQKTNKAEYFLI, encoded by the coding sequence atgtCAGGACACAGAGTACTTTGCTGTGCTATGGTAGCGGCATTAGTACTGGGAGCCAACTGCATGGATGATGAGATGGCAGAGCTGGCCAAGATGTTACATGACAACTGCGGAGAGGAAACCGGAGTAGACCTGAGCTTAGTGGACAAAGTTAATGCCGGAGCAGACTTGATGCCTGACCCCAAACTGAAATGCTACATCAAGTGCATCATGGAAACCGCAGGCATGTTGACTGATGGAGAAGTAGATGTAGAGGCAGTAATTGCTCTCTTGCCTGAGGACATGGCCAAGAAAAATGGAGATACATTGCGAGGGTGCGGCACCCAGAAAGGAGCAGACGACTGTGACACCGCATTCCTTACTCAGGTATGCTGGCAGAAGACAAACAAGGCAGAATACTTCTTAATTTAG
- the LOC141442192 gene encoding uncharacterized protein isoform X2: MAASAAAQQSARGAMESRSLLLVLSGAFVVFLAAPASGQSFEDPTLFYKNMTFEFDVRHRGEVGIPSCVKQLMECWDIIRLVVASILPNKDCSKLYRTRSEVDCQCLIQTRHWRNHRIVRWGHYNSQKLN, translated from the exons ATGGCCGCTTCCGCAGCCGCTCAGCAGAGTGCCCGCGGCGCGATGGAAAGCCGGTCGCTTCTTCTTGTCCTTTCTGGGGCTTTCGTCGTCTTCT TGGCGGCGCCTGCGTCGGGCCAGTCCTTCGAGGACCCCACGCTGTTCTACAAGAACATGACGTTCGAGTTTGACGTGCGGCACCGCGGCGAGGTCGGCATCCCCTCCTGCGTGAAGCAGCTCATGGAGTGCTGGGACATCATCAG attgGTTGTGGCTAGTATTCTACCGAACAAGGACTGTAGCAAGCTGTACCGTACTCGATCTGAAGTCGACTGTCAGTGTCTTATCCAaactcgacattggcggaatcatcgcatcgttcgatggggccattataattcccaaaaattgaattga
- the LOC141442192 gene encoding uncharacterized protein isoform X1: MAASAAAQQSARGAMESRSLLLVLSGAFVVFLAAPASGQSFEDPTLFYKNMTFEFDVRHRGEVGIPSCVKQLMECWDIIRSDITCTHLDKIKLFHESACSVMRHQRCNEYAPFGEYGATASEMLPYDNFHIFEQYCVDNVMGYWT; encoded by the exons ATGGCCGCTTCCGCAGCCGCTCAGCAGAGTGCCCGCGGCGCGATGGAAAGCCGGTCGCTTCTTCTTGTCCTTTCTGGGGCTTTCGTCGTCTTCT TGGCGGCGCCTGCGTCGGGCCAGTCCTTCGAGGACCCCACGCTGTTCTACAAGAACATGACGTTCGAGTTTGACGTGCGGCACCGCGGCGAGGTCGGCATCCCCTCCTGCGTGAAGCAGCTCATGGAGTGCTGGGACATCATCAG GTCCGACATCACTTGCACTCATttagacaaaataaaattatttcacgAATCGGCGTGCTCGGTGATGAGGCACCAACGATGCAACGAATATGCCCCCTTCGGTGAATATGGTGCAACGGCTTCTGAAATGCTTCCTT ACGACAATTTTCATATTTTCGAACAGTATTGCGTCGACAACGTCATGGGCTATTGGACGTGA